The genomic DNA GTTGTGGGGTTGGGGGTGATGGCTAAGGGATACAGGGCATCTTCTTGGGCTAACAAAAATatcctaaaattgattgtgatagATGCACAACTGTGAATATATGAAAAGCCATTGaataaggcattttattttttaatttatttttattgcaaaaacACATAATATGAAACCTACCTTATTAACAAATTTTTTAGtgtacagtgttgttaactatatGAACATTGTTGTAATCCGACCTCCAGAATTCTTCATCTTGCATGACTGCAAATCTATACTCATTGAACAACAactccccttttccccctcccccaagcccttggcaaccaggattctactttctgcttctaagagtttgactactttagataccccATGTAAGTGGaaaaatgcagtatttgtcttttgtgagtggcttacttcacttagtataatatctGCAAAGTTCATCCATACTACAGCATatagcaagatttccttctttttaaaggctgagtaatattctgttatatgtatacattatatatactaccttttatccattcacctgttgatagatatttaggttgatttcatctcttggctattgtgaataatggtgcaatgaacataggagtgcaatAATCTAtgcaagatcctgatttcaatcattttgtaatgtaaatgtaaatatacagaagtgggaatgctggatcatatgggagttctatttttatttttttaggaacttccatactgttttccatggtgggtgcaccattttacactctcaccagcaatgcacaagggattcattttcttcacttccttgccaacacttgctattttaagtttgtttgtttttttaatactggccATCttaacagttgtgaggtgataaatcattgtggttttgaattgcatttccctgatgactagtgatgttgagcatttttcatatacctgtaggccatttctgtgtcttctttggagaaatatctaatcaattcctttgcccatttttaaattgtgttatttgggttttgtctgtttctttgtttttgaaagcataagccacagactgggaaacagtatttgcaaagcacacacgataaagaacttgtatccgAAAGAGATAAAGAACATTCGATATTCAGTAATGAGAAatcaaacaacacaataaataatgagcaaaaaaaaaaaaaaatagaactgtcattGTGCTTACTGGATGGCCAGTAAGCTATTGAGAAGATGTTTCacctcattagtcattagggaaataactaaagccacaatgaaataccacaacATAGCTATAAGCatggctgaaataaaaacaaaatacagacaataccaagtgctagaGAGACTGAGGAACAGATAGAACTCTCCTGCATTGTTGGTGAGAAGgcaaaaaatggtatagatgctCTGGAAACAGTTAAAAATACACTAACGATTCAATCCAGCAAGTTAACTCCTAGatgtttacccaagagaaatgaaaacttacatgcGCAAAAGATGtgtatgcaaatgttcatagcagttttctTAGATGCTTGGGTGACTGCACACTGGCACTGGACACAGACATGTCTAGGACTACTGGCCACAGGTTCTGAGCTGACATTGATCCCGGAAGCCCAAAGTGTCATGATGGGGCCCTGTTAGAGTGGGGCTTATGAGGTTCTGGCAGTAAAAGGAGTTGGGGATAGATATCAGGCCACGGTGAGCTGACTGGGTCCCTGGACCAACATAGTGGTCATTTTTCCAGTCCCCAAGCTGATAATTCTAAGTGATACACTTGGCAGTTGGAGCAATGACCTGCACATTGGGTCATTAATCTGTGGAGTAAGAGCTATCACCTTGGCAAGGCCAAGAGGAACCTCTGACACTGACTCCCACTCCAGGCCAAGAGAGTAAGTCAAAACCAGTATTGGATCCTGGTGTGCGTAGGGGGGTAAAGCAGAGATTAGTGACATCATTGGAGACGTATGGGATGCAGGGGAAGAGCAGGTAGGAGAGCCACAGGGACGAAGAGAGTGGAGAAGGTGAGAAGAAGTTCTGGGAGTCTCTctatgggggagggaggaagggaatggAAATGGTGAGAGGGAAGACGGAGGCTTCCACTGGATCCACTGGTAATGTTTCATAGGATGCTGGTGGATGCAGGAGATTTTGCTATATCCTTCCTTATCcattttaacatatttgaaataCCACACCATGACTTAAAAAGTCACTGGGAGAAGTGGAAGGGGGCGGTATCCACAAACAGGCAGGCACCATCGGGGGCAGGCTCGAGGAGGAGGATTGCAGATTTACAGTGCACCCAATCTCCCCTGCTCTGTAACTTCTCCAGCATGGCCAGCTTCTCAGATGCAGACCCAGAAGACTGGGCCTTTGAGTTCCACAGACAAGAGGGGTTCAGACACCCCAGGACTCTCCAGGAGGTCAGCCAGAgcaggaggcaggagagagaggtgaCTGAAGACAGAGGAGTATGAACGGGAAAGAGCAGAAGGAAGGTATGGGAGGAATGGAGGGGTGTCAGAGTAGGAGTTGGGTGGCAGACAAGGGAAATTCTAACACCCATGGGCCATATAGAAACCAAGAGAGGGACCACTCCCCAGACAACAGTACTGCTCAGCTCAGGGAAGCTGAGAACTGACAGTTCCAAGAAAAATTGAGAGACACCTGGCTATCCACACACACCGCCATCACAACTGGTAGGCCTTGGTTGTGCGTCcttcaaaactttaaaacatatgtgtacatatacttAAATGAATTCTCATATATTACATAGGattgactggtgtgtgtgtgtgcccacgcACGCAAGTGCTTTAATTTACAAATGTGAATCCAAAGCCATCGTTCTGCAACTTGCAGTTTGAAGTCAGGTGGATGCTTTTGAAAGCTGTGAGAATGGCCTGATGCATTCCTCTGGACTGCCACGCTTTATGCTACTGGATGCTAAGCCACGTTGCATTCATCCATTTCCTTACTGACGGGAATTTGGAGTGTTCCCAGTTTTTCCCATCACCAACACCCTTGTGCATGTGTTCTTGTACACTACAGGTACCAGCGTGTCTCCGGAAGAAGTACCAGGCAGCGGACTTGCCGAAACATAGaggaaatagcttttatttttccttccagttttaagatCTTGGGCTCAAAGCAAGGACTCTGGAGGCAGATTGATTGGTTTCAATGCTGCCGCTGATCCCCACGAGCCGAATGACCTTGGGCCAGTGGCTGAACCTCtcagtgcctgtttcctcaccggTAAGAGGCCTGTAATAGTTGATACTATAGTTATAGGTGTGTCACGTGGATGCATTTCTATTTATGCCCAGCGCTTAGaagagtgccaggcacagagtccGTGCTGGCACTAAGTTGCTTTCAATGGATTCTGCCAGATTACCTCCCAAATGGATCTCTTGCACCACCGCCACAGGGCTTTGCTCCTGACCTCTCCCACCCTCGGAATGGTTAAGCTCTCTGAAGGTTGTCAACCTAGTGTGTGAAACCCAATTCGTGGTTTTAGTTGACATCTCCAGGATCAGCGGTGGGGAGCATCTTTTGGGGTGTAACTGGCCACTGCgatttcctcttctttgaatTTGCCTCAGATCGGGCGAAGGGCTGATGGAGCGAGGCCAACCCCAGTCTGTCCGCCAAACCCACCTGCCCATAACGTTTGCTGAGCCACATTTGATGGAGCAGTTGAGACAGAGACCTTACAGAAGGAAAATACGATCCCTTTGCTCTCTGGCTCACCCCTGATCACTGACTGCGGGACTCTTGTGCCCATTCTCCTGTTGGGTCTTAAGGCTTGCGGTGGAAGGGAGGCTCGCAAATGGTTTCGGCGTGTGCTAGGCGTCCAGCGCCTCCATCTTGACGTTTCATCCTCACCACCCCTGGAGCCCGGCGCCCTCACTCCCCGACCCCCTGTGTAGAtgggaaacggaggctcagagctgTGACTCTAACCGGAAAGGGGAGGCGGGACAGGAGGAGGCGGGCCGAGAGGCTCGACAGAGGGAGGCACTCCCACCATCCCCTTCACCAGCCCACTGCCTGGACCGCCCACGGGCTTGGGGGCAAATCAGAGGCCCTCGACCCCATTGGTTAGGCCTCGAGCCGGCAGGCGAACAAGGCGCCCGCTGGTTGGCCGGGCCCGGACCAATGAGGAGGCCGCGGTGCGGGCGTAGGAGGCGCGCTGAAAGCCTCGCGTCGTTTCGTTTGAGGCGAGCTCGTGCGACGCTTGAGGTGGCTGCTGCTGCCCTCTGAGCGCCGCCCGCCTCGACCGCCGTGACCGCGACCGCGACCGTGACTCGGGCCATCAACCGTCGCCCCGGTTCCGGCGCCGCCAGGTTAGCGACATGAGCTCCCCCGATAAGCTGTCTGTGTGGGGAACGCTTTTCGGCCCAGAGGGCGGGGAGCGGGCCGGCGTCAGCCCGACCGGCCCCGCAGTCCCGCGGGGTCCCGACCCAGGCCCCGAGCCCGGGGAGCCGCGGAGCGGCGAGGGCGGGGGCGGCTTCCCGGATCCCGAGGGCTTCCAGTCGGAGCGGGAGATGCTGGAAGCGGGAGGGCCGGTGCTGTGGGGCAGCGAAGGCCGACCTGGCTGCCCGGCTGACGACACGAGGGACCTCATGGAACTGGCCGAGGAGTCTGCGGCGGGCATCCTGCGGCAGCTGGCCGACTGGGACGTGCTGGACGTCCACAGACACCCGTCCCCGGAGAGCTGCGAAGCCTTCGAAGTGTCCGCTGTGTGGGCCGGCCTCGAGGCGGGTCCCGGCGGTCGAGGAGCGCCCGCCCAGAGCTATGGGGAAGCGCCGCCGGCTCTGGCCGGCCCTCTCCACCTCGGTGGGCCCGAAGCGGGCCGGGCCTGGGGGAACCATAAGAGAGGCCATAAGTGTAGGTTGAACGTGGCTGCGGATCGGCAGCGGCTCCCCGAGGAAAACCTGGCCTGGATGCAGTCCAACCCCGAGTCCTCAGATGAGTTCAGTGAGACAGAGCTGATGACGTTGAGCAATTACCCCAGAGGAGGAGGCCAGGCCGAGCCCAGCAGACCCAAGGATCCCGGAGACACTCCCAGACACTCGATTTTCCAAGTCAGGGAGAATTTCCTTCACGTGCCAGGCTCTTCCCTGTCCTTGGCTCCGCGAGGACTCACTTCGGTTGTGGAAACGCAGGGCGTGGGAGAGCAGGGCATGTCTTCCCCTAGGAAAATGCGGAGCGTGCTCTGGAGGAAGGGGGGCAGCAGGCCCAGCTACCcgggagctgctgctgctgctgctgcaggtggCCTGCTGCGGGTCACTCCTAGGAAGAAGGGGGCCCAGGAGAATAAATCCCTCGGGGGAGCCTCCAAACTTGCCCTGGGGAGAAACTTCCCTTCCGGGGGAGAGGGAATCTTGGCAACTCCCGTGGAACCGGCCACCTTGCCCCCAATCTCTGGTATTCCGCTGCTTGGGAGATCCAAGAGGTATACTTTGGTCCCTTCGGGAACCGAACATTCCAAGCACACCGGAGCTGGGAAGAAATCCGTGGCCAGGCGGGCAAGGGAGACTGAGGCGGTGTCGGGAGAAGATAAGGACCCAAATAGAGACCCAGCCGCAAAGGGCCAAGTGAGTAGGCCatgctcctcctctctccccactcttcgccccccccccccgctccaaCCGCCCCCAGGACACACGTCTTCACCCATGCTGCCTCTGTCCATCCCTCAGGGGTCGTCATTGGGGGCCCCTCGGTCACTGGGTCATTAGGATGCCAGATCGGGCTCCTTTTACTAGGGACAAACATTAAGGTAGCATTTCGGGTGTGCTGGGCCCGGTTCTCCACCCTTGGCCTGTTTCCAGCCTCCTCTGCAAGACTGGGGCTGGGATGGAAGGGAGGGCTGGTAGCTGAATTGGGTCGGGGATCCCTTCAAAGTTTCCCCGAAAAGCCTCAGTATTTAGACTCACCAGCTTTCTGAATCCTACTTCCTAGCTGTTCCCCAGACCTTCCTTGCAGAGGGCCTGGGCTTTCTCAGTACCCCAGTGTTGTCCCTAGATCAGCTCTGCCTGCTGGCCTGGGGCTGACTGAGGGAGAAAGTGCTAATGAGATCAGCCTTTCAATTCCCTTCCCATTTCCCTGCCTCACCCCGGCCCTGaatcacacactctctctctctctctctctctctcagacacacacacacacacacacacacacatacacacacacacacatccttagtCCAAATCGGTGAGAAATTCTTGTTTCAGCTGCCAGCTTACAGGCCAGGCACATCTTTTCCACGCATGCATCGTGGAAAAGTCAGCAGTGGCGACCTCAACACCAGAGGCCCCCAAGATCCAGGCAACTCAGAGCCCTTGGCCCTGAACCAGGGAGAAGTCATGCCCAGGGGGCCTGTCCCCTCAGGTGAGTGTCGTGGGTTTGatatgaggggaggggagaggggtggaggacAGAAACCTCTGGCTCTGTCTCGGCTGGGGGCACAGCCTTGCTCCCAGGCAGCTTCTCCCACAGGAGACggggtgctggcagggctggccTTGAGCCACATCATCCTCGGTTTGGGG from Balaenoptera acutorostrata chromosome X, mBalAcu1.1, whole genome shotgun sequence includes the following:
- the LOC130706263 gene encoding uncharacterized protein CXorf49 homolog, whose protein sequence is MSSPDKLSVWGTLFGPEGGERAGVSPTGPAVPRGPDPGPEPGEPRSGEGGGGFPDPEGFQSEREMLEAGGPVLWGSEGRPGCPADDTRDLMELAEESAAGILRQLADWDVLDVHRHPSPESCEAFEVSAVWAGLEAGPGGRGAPAQSYGEAPPALAGPLHLGGPEAGRAWGNHKRGHKCRLNVAADRQRLPEENLAWMQSNPESSDEFSETELMTLSNYPRGGGQAEPSRPKDPGDTPRHSIFQVRENFLHVPGSSLSLAPRGLTSVVETQGVGEQGMSSPRKMRSVLWRKGGSRPSYPGAAAAAAAGGLLRVTPRKKGAQENKSLGGASKLALGRNFPSGGEGILATPVEPATLPPISGIPLLGRSKRYTLVPSGTEHSKHTGAGKKSVARRARETEAVSGEDKDPNRDPAAKGQLPAYRPGTSFPRMHRGKVSSGDLNTRGPQDPGNSEPLALNQGEVMPRGPVPSGDRKPLDHPPRPERQQQTLGTPGCPLSLVLQRETDDFKEQLAAMQYLADKFQTL